Proteins found in one Zea mays cultivar B73 chromosome 1, Zm-B73-REFERENCE-NAM-5.0, whole genome shotgun sequence genomic segment:
- the LOC100281147 gene encoding zinc-finger protein 1: MAVLDAAVTPSPSGRADAAAADQVATTSGCGGRAAEEAEAVLLQQEHDGQGRAKRKRSRRRRDRDGQQPKEPTTQEEYLALCLVMLATGRRDADADAAAPPQDHACSVCGKAFPSYQALGGHKASHRAKPSPSPSPAAALAPEPGAGDGDRHDEKKPAQPSSSSAGSRPAAAAHECNVCGKAFPTGQALGGHKRRHYDGTIGSAAAPARASSSSVPASAATSSLGAATSVPASAPPPPQAVAFDLNLPALPERCAGVDEDEVLSPLAFKKPRFMIPA; the protein is encoded by the coding sequence ATGGCGGTTCTTGACGCGGCGGTGACGCCGTCGCCGAGCGGCAGGGCGGACGCGGCGGCGGCGGACCAGGTCGCCACGACGAGCGGCTGCGGCGGCCGCGCGGCAGAGGAGGCGGAGGCGGTGCTGCTGCAGCAGGAGCATGACGGCCAAGGGCGCGCGAAGCGAAAGCGCTCGAGGCGCCGCCGCGACCGCGACGGCCAGCAGCCCAAGGAGCCGACCACCCAGGAGGAGTACCTGGCGCTGTGCCTCGTCATGCTGGCGACCGGCCGCCgcgacgccgacgccgacgccgcgGCTCCGCCGCAGGACCACGCGTGCTCCGTCTGCGGCAAGGCGTTCCCGTCGTACCAGGCGCTGGGCGGCCACAAGGCCAGCCACCGCGCCAAGCCCTCGCCCTCGCCTTCTCCGGCGGCGGCGCTGGCGCCGGAGCCGGGCGCAGGAGACGGGGACCGCCACGACGAGAAGAAGCCGGCGCAGCCGTCCTCGTCGTCGGCTGGCTCCAGAcccgcggcggcggcgcacgAGTGCAACGTGTGCGGGAAGGCGTTCCCGACGGGGCAGGCGCTGGGCGGCCACAAGCGCCGCCACTACGACGGCACCATCGGCagcgccgccgcgcccgcccgcgCGTCCTCCTCCTCCGTGCCAGCCTCGGCGGCCACCAGCAGCCTCGGTGCCGCCACCTCCGTGCCAGcctcggcgccgccgccgccgcaggccGTCGCCTTCGACCTCAACCTGCCTGCGCTGCCGGAGCGGTGCGCGGGCGTGGACGAAGACGAGGTGCTCAGCCCGCTCGCGTTCAAGAAGCCCCGCTTCATGATCCCGGCCTAG